From a single Lolium rigidum isolate FL_2022 chromosome 7, APGP_CSIRO_Lrig_0.1, whole genome shotgun sequence genomic region:
- the LOC124675496 gene encoding lon protease homolog, mitochondrial-like, whose protein sequence is MLRAAAAAAAAFPARFAAAPAVAAAEEMRSPLLRVFGTLRSGRSSALRTRARFCSSSSGSDSEAAAAAAAEAKAEDAVPAEGEAEGKASSAIVSTNPRPEDFLSVIALPLPHRPLFPGFYMPIYVKDPKLLQALIENRKRSIPYAGAFLVKDEEGTDPSIVASPDSDNKSIDNLKGKELLKRLHEIGTLAQITSIQGDQVVLLGHRRLRITEMVEEDPLTVKVDHLKENTYNKDDDVIKATSFEVISTLREVLKTSSLWKDHVQTYIQHVGDFNYPRLADFGAAISGANKLLCQEVLEELDVDKRLKLTLELVKKDMEISKLQQAIAKAIEEKISGDQRRYLLNEQLKAIKKELGLETDDKTALSAKFRERIEAKKDKCPPHVLQVIEEELTKLQLLEASSSEFNVTRNYLDWLTVLPWGNYSNENFDVHHAQEILDEDHYGLSDVKERILEFIAVGKLRGTSQGKIICLSGPPGVGKTSIGRSIARALNRQFYRFSVGGLADVAEIKGHRRTYVGAMPGKMVQCLKSVGTANPLVLIDEIDKLGRGHSGDPASALLELLDPEQNINFLDHYLDVPIDLSKVLFVCTANVIDTIPNPLLDRMEIISIAGYITDEKMHIARDYLEKNTREACGIKPEQVEVTDAALLALIENYCREAGVRNLQKQIEKIYRKIALQLVRQGVSNEPALIATASDELTVGGSEAMVKDENLKDPAIEDAALVNSIIDPAPEEVKEVPLTEETLVTEQTLSVDKLNTSEGNKDAEEAQEEAAGKVVEKVLIDSSNLDDFVGKPVFQAERIYEQTPVGVVMGLAWTSMGGSTLYIETTKVEEGEGKGALVMTGQLGDVMKESAQIAHTVSRAILRDREAENQFFANSKLHLHVPAGATPKDGPSAGCTMITSMLSLAMGKPARKDLAMTGEVTLTGRILPIGGVKEKAIAARRSSIKTIIFPSANKRDFDELAPNVKEGLEVHFVDTYSEIYELAFKGEPETS, encoded by the exons ATGCTGCGCGCGGCggcagctgccgccgccgccttcccggcGCGGTTcgccgccgcgccggccgtggcggcggcggaggagatgaGGTCGCCGCTGCTCAGGGTCTTCGGGACACTGAGAAGCGGCCGGAGCTCGGCGCTGAGGACGAGGGCGCGCTTCTGCTCCAGCTCCTCCGGGAGCGAttccgaggccgcggcggcggcggcggcggaggcgaaggcCGAGGATGCGGTTCCCgcggagggtgaggcggaaggcaAGGCATCCTCCGCCATCGTGTCCACCAACCCCCGCCCCGAGGACTTCCTTTCG GTCATAGCACTGCCTCTTCCACATCGACCACTCTTTCCAGGATTTTATATGCCGATCTATGTAAAG GACCCAAAGCTGTTGCAAGCCTTAATAGAAAATCGCAAAAGATCAATCCCGTATGCTGGGGCCTTTCTTGTAAAGGATGAAGAAGGTACTGACCCTAGTATCGTGGCCAGTCCAGATTCAGACAATAAAAGCATTGATAATCTCAAAGGGAAGGAGTTGTTGAAGCGTCTTCATGAAATTGGCACACTTGCTCAG ATAACCAGCATCCAAGGGGATCAGGTGGTGCTGCTTGGCCACCGGCGTTTGCGGATAACTGAGATG GTCGAGGAGGACCCACTTACAGTTAAAGTTGACCATCTGAAG GAAAATACCTACAATAAGGATGATGATGTCATAAAAGCAACCTCATTTGAAGTTATATCAACTTTAAGGGAGGTCCTCAAGACAAGTTCCCTTTGGAAGGATCATGTCCAAACCTACATACAG CATGTGGGTGATTTTAACTACCCACGGTTAGCAGACTTTGGTGCTGCTATTTCTGGTGCCAACAAGTTGCTTTGccaggaagtgctcgaggaattaGAT GTAGATAAGCGTTTGAAGTTAACTCTTGAGTTAGTAAAGAAAGACATGGAGATCAGTAAGTTACAG CAAGCAATTGCAAAAGCAATTGAAGAAAAAATTAGTGGGGATCAGCGACGTTATTTATTGAATGAACAACTTAAAGCAATCAAGAAG GAGCTAGGTTTGGAGACTGACGACAAGACAGCATTGTCTG CAAAATTTAGGGAAAGGATTGAGGCAAAGAAAGACAAGTGTCCTCCTCATGTTTTGCAAGTCATTGAAGAAGAGCTCACCAAGCTACAACTGTTAGAAGCCAGTTCTAGTGAGTTCAACGTAACTCGTAATTATTTGGACTGGCTGACGGTATTGCCATGGGGAAATTATAG CAACGAGAATTTTGATGTTCATCATGCCCAAGAAATCCTTGATGAAGATCATTATGGTCTCAGTGATGTTAAAGAGAGAATATTGGAATTCATAGCAGTTGGGAAGCTAAGAGGGACTTCCCAAG GAAAGATCATATGTCTTTCTGGGCCACCAGGAGTCGGTAAAACTAGTATTGGCCGCTCTATTGCACGTGCATTGAACAGGCAGTTTTACAGATTTTCTGTTGGAGGTTTGGCTGATGTGGCCGAAATCAAG GGGCACCGGCGTACCTATGTTGGTGCAATGCCAGGGAAGATGGTGCAATGTCTCAAATCAGTCGGGACAGCAAACCCTCTAGTATTGATAGATGAGATCGATAAG CTTGGGAGAGGGCATTCTGGTGATCCAGCGAGTGCATTGCTGGAACTTCTGGACCCTGAGCAGAATATTAATTTTCTGGACCACTACCTTGATGTTCCTATTGACTTATCCAAG GTTCTGTTTGTTTGCACAGCAAATGTTATTGATACAATACCTAATCCATTGCTGGATAGAATGGAGATCATTTCAATAGCTGGTTATATAACTGATGAGAAGATGCATATTGCTCGAGATTATCTGGAGAAGAATACCAGAGAGGCCTGTGGCATTAAACCTGAACAG GTTGAAGTTACAGATGCTGCCCTCCTTGCCTTAATTGAAAATTACTGCCGAGAAGCAGGGGTTCGGAACCTTCAAAAGCAGATTGAGAAAATTTACCGGAAG ATAGCTCTGCAGCTTGTCCGCCAAGGGGTATCAAACGAGCCAGCCCTGATTGCcacagcaagcgatgaacttactGTTGGTGGTAGCGAAGCAATGGTGAAAGATGAGAATTTGAAGGATCCTGCTATCGAAGATGCCGCCTTGGTCAACAGTATAATTGATCCTGCCCCTGAGGAAGTGAAGGAGGTACCATTGACAGAAGAAACTCTTGTAACTGAGCAAACTCTATCAGTGGACAAATTGAACACATCAGAG GGCAACAAAGACGCAGAGGAAGCACAAGAAGAGGCAGCAGGCAAGGTAGTTGAGAAGGTACTAATTGACTCATCAAACCTTGATGATTTTGTTGGGAAACCTGTATTCCAAGCTGAGCGTATATATGAGCAAACTCCTGTTGGAGTGGTCATGGGTTTAGCTTGGACTTCTATGGGTGGCTCTACTTTATACATTGAAACAACGAAAGTGGAGGAAGGAGAAGGGAAAGGTGCACTTGTGATGACGGGGCAGCTTGGAGATGTCATGAAAGAGAGTGCTCAGATTGCTCACACAGTTAGTAGAGCTATACTACGCGACAGGGAGGCGGAGAATCAGTTCTTTGCAAACTCAAAGTTGCACTTGCATGTTCCTGCCGGGGCCACCCCTAAGGATGGCCCTAGTGCTGGATGTACCATGATTACATCAATGTTGTCCTTAGCTATGGGAAAACCTGCCAGGAAGGACCTAGCAATGACTGGTGAAGTAACACTGACTGGCAGAATCCTCCCAATTGGCGGG GTAAAAGAGAAGGCCATTGCTGCACGGCGAAGCTCGATAAAGACAATCATATTTCCATCAGCAAATAAAAGGGATTTCGACGAGCTTGCTCCTAACGTGAAGGAGGGTCTGGAGGTTCATTTTGTTGACACATACAGTGAAATATACGAGTTAGCTTTCAAGGGCGAGCCAGAAACAAGCTAG